The genomic stretch TAACTTAATGGTATGTAAAGTTGCATGTTCTACGTGATAAGGCACGCTCAAATAGCGATAAAGTTAGGTCATCGCTGAACTAATCAGGAACTAAGAATATTTCTGTTTTCATATTTGCCCTTTTTAACATACGGATGGAATTGTAAATTGCATTGAAATGTCAGGTAAACCACGATCTAGGTTTATTAGTTATTGCAAAAATTAATAGTGAAACTTgctaataaatatcttaatggTTTAACCGTGCCCAGATTTCttcaaagatatttttataaatggtaAAAACAACGATTAAAATTGTTCTTTTGCCTTTTGtacaatttattgaaaaattaatttaatattaattaaatgaacaaaTTACTCTGAATACATCTGGTATTGTAACTAAAAATACCACGTTCGCTGTAATGTATGACTCActtgatttatttacttaattaacaAGAAAAAACTATGTCAAGACCTGCCTTTTGATTCTTAGATGATTTAATGCATTCCGATATTCTTaactaaatcaatttaaaaaaagtacattCAATACgagttggcctagtggattcagcgtgcgactctcacccCTGAGGGGGTAGGTTCGAAAGTTTGTTGTACACcatctttctatgtgcgcatttacgctcgtacggtgaagggaaatatcgtgaggaactACCGAAAAgacgacggcgtgtcaggcatagaagcctgatcacctacttgcttattattagaaacaactgatttctaaatatatacaGAGAACTGAAGTCGTGAACGAGGGGTTATAGCGCTAATGGGGTTTTATTGTATGTGGGTATTCTATACTAacctattataatatttatatataagttccaaaataattgtatacataaaaatatacaagaaaatatcaCAAActttacacacacacacacacacatcacTTATATTAGCTGTATATGCTCCATACATGAAATTTGAATATATGTGTGTTCGCGAGAGTTGATATTACAGTACCTTACTTATTTGGTTCGGCtatattacatttacattatttgGGTTTCTTGTGCGTTGTACGAAAACTGCTTATTTCATTGagatatgtttttttagtGTTGTCATAACTAAGTCCAATCAACCAACAAGAAACGTTATTAGACACTCTATAAAGGTTAAACGGCTGAATAAAAAACCTTATTTTCCAAGCTCATTTGTGTATAAATatcgtaattataattatatattaacggaatgtaaaaaagataaatacaAAGTTGAATCCTTATTCGTAATCgtacaaatacatttttatcaaAGAGGCAAAAAAGTCGGGATTAAAAACATGTTCGTAGTACTTCAGATGAAATAAACTGCACAAAGATTTGCAGAATTTTAATCGCACGACTTATACGCAATGATTctcataattttcttttttaccaCATGAGTCAACATAGAATCCAGGCCAACTTGGAATAAGCTATGAGTTTGCATCACTATATTGCTATGTATAAGTTGTAATATAGTAAATAGTATGTTTCTAAGGTCTCAGTACAATACGTTAAGAGAGCATTTTACTTTTGCACTTTTCAACGAACAATGCATCAAAAAGGAAACCAGTagtaaattttacaaattgtaCGTACACCTAACTAAATTTTTCGTATAGTGTTAAGACCTTtcataatgtattaaattacacacaATTATAGAGTATTTGCTCtgaacctacatagtaatattaatatttaaaatggataaatgaaaaactaaatttaaaaaaaaaatttggtctctgtggcagtgtacctttaacgctggcagcatttcctcactgtattgcgatacttattcgttgagcgaggaaagcaccagctctggggcaccggtactatctacctcTTAACTCCAAAGGGAACTAAACCAAAGTTGGCAAAAAAGATAGAACCTATCTTATCATCAGTAATAATTAGATTCCAATTAAATAAAGCCTTACAgataaacagaaaaagaacATTCTACATGTATTTTCGAATCACCAAGAGTATTTTTGGATAAATTAAAGAGACATACTTTTTCCACAGGTTCACATGGAGATTCgacaatattcaatacatacatatttctcAAACCATTATGTTTCTATCtgtctttatttatcaaacaatGCGAGTGAGTTACATTTAGTATTCAGTGTGGTCTCCATTCATACTGATATTGTTGCGTTGTGCAATACCAAACCCAGTATTGTCTTTTGTTACCGCCTCTATGGCGTATGGTACAGGTTATTTCTCTAATATGTTGATTTATATCTATCtttatgtaaagaaataaCTTCTTAAGATTGTTAATTATCTGTCATGTGTCAAACCtgacgttttatttaattgtattattgagTTTGTTAGTCTGTGAAATTTTTGCAATACTTAAGTGTTTTTGTTAAACTATTTtcagattttaatttagacttatattaaaaattattgttttgaagAACTTTTATGAAACAACAAACTCTTAATGTTGTTTCTATAGCTACTTCTggtaattgattaattatttattactttatttgacTTCatgtagtttttaattaattatgagtGTGAGAATAAATCTATAATCATTTCAGAATTTCATTGGAGTTTCCTCCATCGTATATATTTCATGTAAACACCAGATTGAAACGTATTCGGCACATCGACTTCACAATTAAGTCTTAAactcaaataaataagtattatggCACGTTAATCTAcaggaaaatattaataattgaggcttatattttttttctatagaacAGCTGGCATCtgataccgccgtccatggacactcttaatgGCAGGGatcacgagtgcgttgccggccttttaagaattggtacgctcttttcaaGAAGGAcccttcttttttttaatgttttctagATAATTCCCCAACTATGTAGTCGTCGGAGGTATAAAATAGCTTACGTAAAtggtatttgtatataatattaggttACCGATTAATACTGTAAGTCTATTTGTACACATTTTAAGCAATGAGTATCAATTACATAAACTGCTAATAtcaattgtatattatactGACCCTATTTTGAGTACATAAGTACTTTTGCACGCACGCCAGTTTGTCCTACTACTTGTTTAATAGTGTGGGCCTAATAATGCTAGTTTAGTATCGGTAATTTATCATAGAAACATAGGTAAATGTACCTACAGAATCTTTGACTTcgaatctaaataaataaattataaaagtgtAGTGAACGTACCTATAggtacatattaattttaataggaTTTAAGTTAGGTAAGATTTGCGTTCTTAAACTAAACATAACttcataacataaatattatttttaatggctTCTTCATGTTTGAGAATATACAATGTATTCCTgcgttatattattattaatctagaattcgttttataaatatttttttaggttcatataaattaccttaaaataaatttaccacTTATCGACATATTTTTTGAAACTATCACGTGCCTAGTCAGCCTAGAACCGTGCAGTGACCGACAATGAGGACAGCTATGCGCTTGCGCACGCGACCTCACGcatattaatatgttatattcggtatatttttagtatttaataaaaaaataaactgtttAAATCCATAAAAGCGTAATGTGTAATAGAatgacaaaaatatgtttaacaattaatttctcatataatatcaaatttaaaaataaaaaaaaattttttttggcaACTGGACAGACTCCACAATCCCACCTGATGTTACGTGAGATGTTGCCTATTGGAAGGCACTCCTCTCCTGGAGATGCCTAATTAACTGCCGCTTAAATAAATCCATATTATACTGTCTAGGGAAGATGGGAGGCTAGAAAGAAGATCCACTCTTTGCACCTGGCACCTGGGGAAAACGAAGGGGTGAAACTCCAGCGTGCTTCTAGATGAGCGTTGTTTGAAAGGGGATGATGGGATTAGATTGTGTAGCTCACGTCCGTCATGGAGCATCCggtattgtttgtttttgttaaaaaaaaattgttaaaaaaacattgattaGAAGTAACATATTCTCGTTATATTTAAGCTAGCTATGTCCCGCTATTTTACTTTTGTTTGAATTCGGTCGAAGAATATTATTGACAATAGGCGTCCTCgctaaattaacaaaataatttttcaattcgaACTATTAGATCCTGGCTAGCACGTTAAACCAAGCAAACATTCTctactattaaaaattaaaattatttaacattattttaattttgtaaatatatttgtttgcaaatGGCGACCAAGCTGGAGCTGGTATTAACTAAGCAACGAACAATGCATAACTCTTTTTTGCCAACCGCGGAAACCAATTGTTATGTTgggaattattgtttattgttactaatatattaatatgcaATAGTTTCTTGTTTTAtgtgaattaaattaacagaACTAATTACAGTTGTAATAACGTCATTCGAATTTATAATGCTCTGATactgtatttttgtttagcTTCTTTTACTATTCATTAATAAGCACACATAGACACACCTAAAATTGAGAACTTGAATAAAAACGTGTTGTCAATTAAAGCGTTGGTCTGGGAAAACTGATCGTAGTAGTTCAGGGTGTGACAGGATTCGGAATGCCATGTGATTAAACGCTATTTGAGATGGTTTCGAAGCTTATTAATAGTAGTAAATACCAATGATAAGATATTATTTCTTAGCATTCAATTACCTTCTAAGCGACAATGGCATATAGCGTGACGAAGACGcgataataattgtatataatcaAGACTACGGATCCTTCACCTCATTGAAACAAAAgcattatcattttaaaacgTCTTGAACCTTGGCATACACCCGTAAGATCcgattattttaatcataagTTCCAGCTTGTgctgtaaaatatttactgaaagaaagaaactttattatacacaataacAGGATATTTAGGTAAAATTAAGTGCACTAGCTCCTACACTAGAAGTCCCTGTGTCGTGGGCAgccagtctcttccttttgacatgtTAACTGTACTTTACTTTATCGATACCTCCTAAGTATACTGAGTCAACTgacattttagtaattttacagGAGAGCCATTTTAAggcaaattgtttatattttaattaaatcaaactaattcggaataaattaaatgtttttttactaaagattgAAAGCTCTTCCTTTGGTATAACATGATTTTgctgaattttgtttttaaatgatattttatgtacATGACTCATTATACACGGGCGGGACTCAATAGTAAAATGGTTTAACTACCAGTTATATTCATGTACGTTGTACATGAAAATCCATGGCTTACTCGAAAGTATTTAGAAATAtgataatcattttattaatatcatacTACTTTTGGttattttcgattttttttgtcccacttaataataaaatgtttaaattacatcACTTGACTCATTATACTAGGAAAGTACTTACCTATGTTAGTAGTTAAAACCTCAACGTATACTggactaatataattaatcgaGGCTTTTTAATTACTCATTTTAGGTATTTCGAATACCTcacgaaattaataaaggtTAGGAAGAAGTAGTCTCATTAACAAAacaacacatttaaagaatcGCTATATATTTTTCGTTTATACTAAGTAGGACCCTTTTTTGTAGCATGTAGTAATCATTAAAGTTTCTTGAAAAGTAACaaacatcaataaaaataatagaaactaaataatagatatgaataatataaatatctaaaaatctaGGAAATTCTAACGCTCAAAAAATTGCTATaaggttaaacaaaataaataaaaatattaaaggttGAACGAATCAAACATCAATCTGAATCACTATCTTCTGCTCCATTAGAGTTatttagatagatagatagatccATCATTAGTAGTTGTCCAGTTGTTTATAAGTTTCGACTTTGATTTGAAGTCCTTTATTAAATCCTGAGACACTTCAATAACTGTGTACATGTATCTAAAAGCTGTATATCATTGATCAGGcatataaagctttttatcttTGTCTGTCTTTCAATTAAAGCGTGCATACTGTCGCCTTCACTTTGTGAAATACCCACTATTAGAAAGCGATGGCTAATAGCTATACTACACTTTAAACTACCtaacatatacattaagaaataaatcctATTCCTATTTTGGCCTCCACAGTTGTCTGACTAAAACAGGTAATCATTGACACCTTCACCACCCGTATCttctataaacttaaaatgatAGCTGGAAATTTCAATTGCACCTCTCTTTGCTGTCTGTTGATACCATCAAAAGCAATCACCTTGGCGAGATCCCAGAATTAATATCgtgaaattatacaaataatatttccgtttataataaaaagtactcaCGCTTCCGTGAGACACTTTTGAAGATCAGATGCTGATGTAaggatttcattattttgtaacgctgattttttatcttttgttttcatttttctagctttctctttttttttaaatgctctTCATGCTTTTCTTTATCTGCCTGCAGAACTTGCttgttattttcataaatgtgACATTGTTCACAAATATCTTTTTTGGGTTTATAAAacctatatatagatattgtcTCACAGTAGTCCATAAACCATTCGATTCATGAACAGTTTTCGGAAGGATAAAAAGCCTTCCAGATAATTTTTACTTGATTTTTGGCGAGTGTAATGTGACTCTACAGGAGAAAATGCTTCAACGTGATCTGTAACACTGTGAACGTTATCGGATGGATTATATGTTCATCCAAAGACCACGCTATCTGATTTAATAAATCCATTACCTTTATCGGACTTTTCTAAATCTGTATAAGCAAAATCAAAACTAATAGAAAGAGTTCTCAACAACATAGTTTTGCAAACCGATATTTTTGtggtcttaataatattatctccTTCACTGCTTTTTTTTAtcgacaatattttttctctaTTTTTCCAGCTCTTACAACATATCTTGCCAAAAAACCCATTGTCTTCGCTGGTCCAATAATCCAAAACATTCTGTTAATTTCTCACTGCATTTTTTCCGACAAGTTGAGGGGCAAGAAGTTTTCATAATTCTCGTAGCATGTACTCTTCCGTTTCTACTGACATATATTCCAATCCTCTATTAAGCTTATATTTCCTCTCCTTATCcttacattttttatgaaaacttTCATTTCATTATCTTTTTTCGCAATGGAAATGCGCTTTTGGCGTTATTGGACGATAAGTAGGTATGTGATATCATTAATGTCAGAAATTAACAGGAGATGAGTCAAAAGAATTATACGGCGATGGTACTGGAGTAATAtcacaataattttctataatgCTATTCTGGATGGGCGAATTACCTGGAGTGTTCTCTATGACTGATGGCGATCGATCTCCTTTTTGAGTTCAGTTATCAACATTCGATACCCAAGGCAAAGAGCAAAGAATATAATCTaggaataatattatgtaagcaTTAGAAGGGATATTCTGCGATACTTCCTTGCTATCATTCTAATCAATATCATCAAGTATTGATAGCTCCTCTTCCATAAAATTAGCATCCGGTGGCAATGGAGACTCTAaaacaaacaacaattaaaaacacaagaattcatatttttatatttaacgtgCCAATAtcaagttataaaatttataacacataaaaaaatatattataccacaattaaaacaaatatatcaaaaattgAATTAGTACATTATTATAGCCAGATAAATCAAGTGTCTTCTTTATAAAGTTTGTTCGTTGTAAACAGGTGTAAATATAGTTGTATCAGTATACGGCGTACTAAGCAACGTGTAACaattatcaaacaaaaatggcaaaatcacactatatgcaacataaataaagtatatcaaTGTAACTTACCATATTCATCCCTGTTTTGCATTATATCACCGATTCCTGAGATATTGCTAATTGTATCATTAGTATTATTCACCTTATtattgagaaaattaaaaaaaattcgcgCCCTCGCCGTCATTTATCGTATACTGAGCCATAATATACTTGTATCAATGCGTCCCTTCTGACGCCCCGCGAATACTGATACAATGTTATTTGGATCAGTATACAATGTACGATTTTAACTGATGTTGAAATTGATTTAGTATACGTGAAATTATCTCGGTAATTATaggtcttttaaaaaaaaaaataacactaacatTAAGATCATGGtttattatgtacttttgtataaaaaaaacaaaatacctaaATTTGTTAGATGACTCAGTATACTTAGGAGGTATCGTTATGTTTACTTATGTagtcatttataattaaactatttttgcacaataagaatattttctgtatcagatactactatactaaatGTCAAATTTTTGTACACACTCCATGTTTAAGCTTTAACAtacaatgaaatgaaaatttcATATTACTATGAATGTTTTATATTCACAATTGTGTTTATAAAACGCATGCCTCGACtcttcttaaaataattttctataattaattataacttaagcATGTCTTACTTGTTCATGTCAGTTAACCTGATTTCTGCATAGTATTTATCAGTTCAGTAAGAATTATTCGATCGATTTCAGGTTCAACACGACGGACAACGACACAAAGCAGTGCCAATGCAACGAGAGACTCTCAACTATTGTCAGTCCTCGCAGCAAGGCGACGACAGCTGCTCACGGGACGACTCACCAGTCATATCAATACCCTTGCCTCAATAGCCCATAAACCCCACAAGTTAGTATCCGTAATTGATGAAATCACTTTGATGTAGAAATTTTCTAAAGGTGGAGATGAAGAATCCATCATTTCAGATTCATCACTCCATCAAAAAAGCTTCCATTGTCcaagtataaaaatttaatgataattttatcTGTTTCAGAAGCAACACTACTTTCGCTCAATTGGAAATTCGTGATGCAAATAATTCCGTCGTCAAAAGAATCACATTTGATAATTCAAGTAATGAAGCCATCGCACCCACTTTGAGACTCGTTACCAATGACGGTGTCAGAGAAATAAAACAAGATATCAAACCACATGAAATAAGACATTTGTTTATACCTAGACTTTATCAAGATAGTAAGAGTCGGGGCGGATTTCTAAATAATCGGAGGTTGATTAAAAATGCTGCTGAAACAAAGACTGAAAGTGCTATAGTATACGTACCACCGGAAAAGGGAGAGAATTTAGACAAAGGAGTAGAATTAGATCCTGAAGAAGAGTTTCAAGTAGACGAATCAAACCATggactatatttattaaattattcagatACGGATAACATTACTCAGCCACCTTTAGATTTGAACAAAACGTCAACTACTAATGACGTCAACGAAAATTCTACATTAAGTTCACTTCCAGAAACAACTTCAAGAGAAAATCAAGaagataaaaacataaataataacgaTTCAGAAAAAGAAAAGCTAGAAAACAATGCCATAGCAAATAGCACAAACATCCAAAGCACGAAACTTGTTAaagttgaaaatgaaaaagaaaaaagcaaTCAAACGCTTTTTATGTCGGAAGAAATTTATAATCACTTTAGACCACTTGAAACTGAGTTACCCGATGAAGAAATGGcgccttttatttattttggtcAAAAACTTGGAGGGCAAGTTATCAGTGATAATCTTACGAATTCTCCATCATTATCAGCTTCTACAAAGTCGGTGAACTTTATAATTGCACCAcctgaaaaaagaaaatttaattcgaGGTATTCTGCaactgaaaaatataaaaacactaGTGCAGGTgaagaagaaataaatgaagatATGGATGTATctgttgtaaaaaatataattgagaaaaacaaaataagaaacACTGTAAAGGGTCCTGCACCAGCACGGCACGTGGGATTGGTCAATGCTTATAGGAAAAATCCTATGTCTTCCCAAAGCACAGGCCAATTGAATACTAGTGAATTATTTTTACCAAATGTTACAGCTCTTCCCTCAAATATAAGTGATACTAAAAATGCCACACCAATACTGCAAGTTGAAAATGCTAATGGAACTTCAATAAATGATAGTATTCTAACTAAAACATCAACTACTCCAGCTCCTATTAGGAACTTTACCCGAAATTATTTCAATCTTCGTAGACGTCCATCAAAAATCACTACTCTCTTAAGCACTGAAAATAGCTTAGTTCCGGAAGTCAATACTACAACAGAAAAAGTATCAACAACAGTCTATACAGCAGTAGTTACATCTGTATCTATTACATCCTCAGTAAAAGGTCTTAACAAAACTGACTCATCAACTACAGACCCAGACAATACCACATCAGTTGACAGTTTTGATGAAACACTAAACATAACCGACCAagtaatgatattttttaatgagacTGAGACAACACCCATGCCAACCACGACAGTACAAACAACCACCTCTACTACTCCACCAACGACGACTTCAACGACATCAACGACAACTTCAACATCAACAACAACCACAACGACAACAACACCTAAGCCTCATAGATATCGAATAAGACTAAGAACAACTGGAACTCATTTTCATAACACAACAGCGCCATATTCAGTAACACACAAGCCAGTTATGTCTTCGCTGACCAGTGACAAATCTAATGGGGACCTCAAAACTGAATCCAGCACATCTAAAATATCTGAACGATTGGCGAATCTCTTCCGACAGAACGACTATGACAACGTCACTAACGGAATCACAATGCGACCAAAGAATATACTCAAGCGTCGCCGACCAACAACAACGTCCACGACCAGCACCTTCAGACCAACTGTTTACATATTCGATGAAACATCTCTCGTAAGCTCCTCAACGAATCGACCAACAACTACAACAACCGAAAAGTATATTACGGAAACCACGATAAAATCTTTCACGGTTACCTCGAGATCTTCATCGAGCAGCTCTAAGTCTCTCCAACTTTCCAACAACACTCTACCAGAAAGCAAAATTGTAACAAATTTGACTCAAGCTAAAAACGACAGTTCTGACACCCAAAATGAAGTAGTAATTGAAGCTGAAAAGACGTACACGGCTTCATACGTATTGGCCGGACTCGGTTTTCTTCCAGTGATAGCGGTAGTGGGTTTCGTTCTAAGAAACATTCTCAATAAGAAAACTAAAGAGATCGACACAGAATACGAAGGTTACTTTGATGATGGAGGGGATATTAAGAAAGAATCGCAAATCACGCCCGTGGCTCGACCGCCTGTACCACCGCCTACTAAACCAGACCAGAAGTGGGAATTCCCACGTAATAAGCTCAGACTGCAAACGCTGTTAGGTCAGGGCAATTTTGGGCAGGTTAGTGTTAATTAATTCTTTTGAACGAGGTTATTATAGGAAGACAGCGAAAATCACGTGTCCTCAATTTACTATATAACTCGTTATTTACTATATAACTCGGGGTCGtacaagtattacgtaagcaccatgagggggggggggggtctttgattttcttatttggtgattacgtcaacaataattgttgacttttttacacatattacccacaaaTTTTTCCGGTGattcctaaaaaaaattaatacgtttatgtattatttttgagagctttgcttacttttgctgacaagagggaGGGGGCGGGGGAGAAATTGctgtaaatctgcttacgtaatacttgaacggccccttatggtccttcaagaaaagatcataccaattcttaaaagctggtaacgcactcgcgagctgtctggcattgaaagtgtccatgggaATGTCCATCACTTAACATTCGATGAGCcacttgcccgtttgcctcctgttctataaaaaatgtaatagatATCAACTTGATGTGGCAGGTGGCTTTGCTGATAAGCACTCGTAAATTATTCTTCAGTTACGTGAGCTACGGTTGGCAAACTTTTCAGGTGTGGAAAGCTGAAGCAGACGACTTGAACGGTCATGACGGGCTGACTCGGTTGGTTGCCGTGAAGACCATCAAGGAATCAGCTTCTCAGAAGGAGAAACAGGAGCTCCTACATGAGAT from Pieris napi chromosome 15, ilPieNapi1.2, whole genome shotgun sequence encodes the following:
- the LOC125056838 gene encoding probable serine/threonine-protein kinase dyrk2; this translates as MRELLRLILVCLCAFLLTVRGGLSDENTGFGDTLLDGGKEEQYERNVKGFVPGSTRRTTTQSSANATRDSQLLSVLAARRRQLLTGRLTSHINTLASIAHKPHKSNTTFAQLEIRDANNSVVKRITFDNSSNEAIAPTLRLVTNDGVREIKQDIKPHEIRHLFIPRLYQDSKSRGGFLNNRRLIKNAAETKTESAIVYVPPEKGENLDKGVELDPEEEFQVDESNHGLYLLNYSDTDNITQPPLDLNKTSTTNDVNENSTLSSLPETTSRENQEDKNINNNDSEKEKLENNAIANSTNIQSTKLVKVENEKEKSNQTLFMSEEIYNHFRPLETELPDEEMAPFIYFGQKLGGQVISDNLTNSPSLSASTKSVNFIIAPPEKRKFNSRYSATEKYKNTSAGEEEINEDMDVSVVKNIIEKNKIRNTVKGPAPARHVGLVNAYRKNPMSSQSTGQLNTSELFLPNVTALPSNISDTKNATPILQVENANGTSINDSILTKTSTTPAPIRNFTRNYFNLRRRPSKITTLLSTENSLVPEVNTTTEKVSTTVYTAVVTSVSITSSVKGLNKTDSSTTDPDNTTSVDSFDETLNITDQVMIFFNETETTPMPTTTVQTTTSTTPPTTTSTTSTTTSTSTTTTTTTTPKPHRYRIRLRTTGTHFHNTTAPYSVTHKPVMSSLTSDKSNGDLKTESSTSKISERLANLFRQNDYDNVTNGITMRPKNILKRRRPTTTSTTSTFRPTVYIFDETSLVSSSTNRPTTTTTEKYITETTIKSFTVTSRSSSSSSKSLQLSNNTLPESKIVTNLTQAKNDSSDTQNEVVIEAEKTYTASYVLAGLGFLPVIAVVGFVLRNILNKKTKEIDTEYEGYFDDGGDIKKESQITPVARPPVPPPTKPDQKWEFPRNKLRLQTLLGQGNFGQVWKAEADDLNGHDGLTRLVAVKTIKESASQKEKQELLHEIYIMQKIGTHPNVVTLLACCSEQEPYLLIMEYVMCGKLLTYLRERRSRPDRFSGSGALTSRDLTVFAYCVARGMDYIASKGIVHRDLAARNVLVDHNKLCKIADFGMSRCAGASLRSPRGALPVRWMAPEALLYDAHSHHSDVWAFGITLWEIVTLGSTPYAAMTGREVLTAVTEGYRLERPPHCKPQLYRAMHSCWHADPNQRPSFAQLKAQLAELLDNEPSEGNYVDLDSFYQESSVYSDPSAIINDDDGLSAEYDRERRVFRELKTGPSKFDNRAFNLRDEELRNKFGIGTPRMGGFGITFDRNYDGNFNDPNFEKKEKLSTSSFHRDRERENPLVSRNSFNGFPRINANNFQMTPDGRNKRVSEFECDI